The following are from one region of the Paenibacillus bovis genome:
- a CDS encoding cytochrome C assembly family protein has translation MTLFNLLYDIIIYLYALSLLFYFSDCIRRNPRAKRTGTGFLILVFIIQLASITIRTVEEKTLPLFSTYDFFFFLTFILILISFFIERVLKTDYAVLLLNVIGFCAMVQNRLHSPGEGALPSGWDTVHGLLILHVALANLSFAFYTVAAVFAAMYLFLHRKLKQKKWDNTVRRLPSLESMERYTYTSMLIGTPLLIVSLIVALMSIFAEGRFVLLLDLKVVFTLLALCVYIAYFATRHMRNYSAVIMARWAIAGYIVFILNFVANTWSAFHQWVGV, from the coding sequence TTGACGCTGTTTAACCTGTTATACGATATTATTATTTATTTATACGCCCTGAGCCTACTGTTTTATTTCTCGGATTGCATACGTCGCAATCCGAGGGCGAAGCGGACGGGCACAGGGTTTCTTATTTTGGTATTTATTATCCAGTTGGCGAGTATTACCATTCGCACGGTGGAAGAGAAGACACTGCCGCTGTTTTCAACGTATGACTTTTTCTTTTTCCTTACTTTTATTTTAATATTGATTTCCTTTTTTATCGAAAGGGTACTCAAGACTGATTATGCCGTATTGCTATTAAATGTAATCGGCTTTTGTGCTATGGTTCAGAATCGTCTGCATTCTCCTGGTGAAGGGGCACTGCCCTCGGGCTGGGATACCGTACATGGGCTGCTGATTCTGCATGTGGCACTGGCCAATCTGAGTTTTGCCTTTTATACGGTAGCTGCTGTTTTTGCGGCCATGTATTTGTTTTTGCACCGTAAGCTCAAGCAAAAGAAATGGGATAACACCGTACGCCGGCTGCCAAGCCTGGAGAGTATGGAGCGGTATACATACACTTCCATGCTTATCGGTACGCCACTGCTGATCGTATCATTGATTGTGGCATTGATGTCTATTTTTGCAGAAGGACGCTTTGTACTGCTGCTGGATCTCAAAGTCGTATTTACACTACTGGCACTGTGTGTATATATTGCCTATTTTGCTACGCGGCATATGCGTAATTATTCGGCGGTAATTATGGCTCGATGGGCAATAGCAGGCTATATCGTATTTATTCTTAATTTTGTAGCCAATACCTGGTCGGCGTTTCACCAATGGGTAGGCGTATGA
- the speD gene encoding adenosylmethionine decarboxylase produces MEYSTFGRHVAVDTWGVDFDLLNSAEYLQAQMVEAAEACGATVMSVQSKQFEPQGATVLVLLSESHLSIHTYPERGFAAIDCYTCGETVDPQLAIDYLVSVLKPEKTYAKKLVRGLGELQVETPVMQSSELINR; encoded by the coding sequence ATGGAATACTCAACTTTCGGAAGACACGTTGCTGTTGATACTTGGGGTGTAGATTTTGATTTGCTGAACAGTGCAGAATATTTGCAGGCTCAGATGGTTGAAGCAGCTGAGGCTTGCGGTGCAACCGTAATGTCTGTTCAATCCAAACAATTTGAACCACAAGGGGCGACAGTGCTTGTTTTGTTGTCGGAGAGTCACCTCTCGATTCATACGTATCCTGAGAGAGGATTCGCGGCTATTGACTGTTATACCTGCGGAGAGACCGTAGATCCACAATTGGCGATCGACTACCTGGTGTCCGTTCTGAAGCCTGAAAAAACGTATGCCAAAAAACTGGTTCGTGGTCTTGGAGAACTGCAAGTAGAGACTCCAGTGATGCAATCCAGCGAACTGATTAATCGATAA
- the hemA gene encoding glutamyl-tRNA reductase — MHIIVVGLNYRTAPVEVRERFAIADEELPEALRQLKDTKSVLEGTIVATCNRTEIYVVLDRLHMCGHFIRGFMEQWFGISRQEFTQHLYIYEDEQAIDHLFRVTCGLDSMVLGETQILGQVKRSFQLAQENKATGTWFNMLFKQAVTLGKRAHAETMIGESAVSVSYAAVELGKRIFGAFHNKVIMILGAGKMSELTVKHLYANGAAEVIVANRTLGRAQELAHKFNGTPCTMEEAVHRLHEVDILISSTGAQGYVLDPGMIRESMKQRKSRPLFMIDIAVPRDLDPAIGEISNVFLYDIDDLEGIVESNMAMRRAEAIKIERMIREEMEVFQQWLKTLGVRPVIRALQERGARIHEETLESLFNKLPELDERQRKVISRLTKSIVNQMNHEPINRVKEMAAEKNGAETVELFTRLFALEEQTQSLTESANVSKPASERTSMPSHSPVAEGNMASFAPAIL, encoded by the coding sequence ATGCACATTATTGTTGTCGGACTCAACTACCGCACAGCACCGGTTGAAGTAAGAGAACGGTTTGCCATTGCGGATGAAGAATTACCGGAAGCTCTCCGGCAGCTTAAGGATACCAAAAGTGTATTGGAAGGCACCATTGTAGCAACTTGCAACCGTACGGAAATCTATGTTGTACTGGACCGTCTGCATATGTGCGGACATTTTATCCGCGGCTTCATGGAGCAGTGGTTTGGTATTTCCCGTCAAGAATTTACGCAGCATTTATATATATATGAAGATGAGCAGGCGATTGATCATCTGTTCCGGGTTACCTGTGGACTGGATTCCATGGTACTTGGCGAGACCCAGATTCTGGGACAGGTCAAACGGTCTTTCCAGCTGGCTCAGGAAAACAAAGCGACGGGCACATGGTTTAATATGTTGTTTAAGCAAGCTGTTACGCTCGGTAAACGTGCGCATGCAGAGACTATGATCGGTGAAAGTGCCGTATCGGTCAGCTATGCCGCAGTAGAGCTGGGTAAACGTATTTTTGGTGCTTTCCATAACAAAGTTATTATGATTCTGGGCGCAGGCAAAATGAGCGAATTGACAGTCAAGCATCTGTACGCGAACGGAGCGGCAGAAGTGATTGTAGCGAACCGTACACTGGGGCGGGCTCAGGAGCTGGCTCACAAATTTAACGGTACACCATGCACGATGGAAGAAGCGGTCCATCGTCTGCATGAAGTGGATATTCTGATCAGCTCGACAGGCGCACAGGGCTACGTACTGGATCCGGGTATGATCAGAGAAAGCATGAAGCAGCGCAAATCGCGTCCGCTCTTTATGATTGATATCGCGGTTCCGCGTGATCTGGACCCGGCTATTGGCGAAATCAGCAATGTATTCCTGTATGATATTGATGATCTGGAAGGCATTGTAGAGAGCAATATGGCGATGCGCCGTGCCGAAGCGATCAAGATCGAACGCATGATCCGCGAAGAAATGGAAGTGTTCCAGCAATGGCTGAAAACACTCGGTGTCAGACCGGTCATCCGCGCCCTTCAGGAGCGTGGTGCCCGTATTCATGAAGAGACACTGGAAAGCCTGTTTAACAAGCTGCCAGAGCTGGATGAAAGACAGCGTAAAGTGATTAGCCGTCTGACCAAAAGTATTGTCAATCAAATGAATCATGAGCCGATTAATCGGGTCAAGGAAATGGCTGCCGAGAAAAACGGCGCAGAGACCGTAGAATTATTCACGCGTCTGTTCGCACTGGAAGAACAGACACAGTCTTTGACCGAATCAGCCAATGTAAGCAAGCCTGCTTCCGAGCGGACTTCCATGCCATCCCATTCACCGGTTGCTGAAGGAAACATGGCATCCTTTGCTCCCGCAATTTTATAG
- the cobA gene encoding uroporphyrinogen-III C-methyltransferase has product MTGKVYLVGAGPGALKLITLRGWECIGLADAIVYDRLASPRLLKQAKPGAEKIYVGKLPDRHTMKQEEINQLLVDLALEGKTVVRLKGGDPTIFGRVAEEADLLRQHGIEYEIVPGISSSIAVPAYAGIPVTHRDHASSVSIITGHESPDKLDESIHWDKVTNATGTLVFMMGVAKIGYISEQLIRHGRPANTPVALVRWGTRAEQDTLVGTLQDIAAKVAAANFKPPAVIVVGEVVNQREHLQWAERLPLFGKRILVTRARSQASELVDRIDELGGEPYEYPVIETVMPSSESARQQITQAFSQLETYDWVFFTSVNGVDYFFRHLEEQGQDIRSLHRARLVAVGPATLAALRNCGLTAVALPEKFHAEGMLESLEGQLEAGQCVLLPRGDLARSWLPDTLRQMQLDVTEVDTYETVMVDEDDIELRKLFEEKAIHAVTFTSSSTVTNLLAAMRKMGFEHPADTLRHSVIACIGPQTALTAEQAGLQVGLLAEQSTLDGLIDILCRWNAGSVSLQSQ; this is encoded by the coding sequence ATGACCGGCAAAGTGTATCTGGTGGGCGCAGGGCCCGGAGCTTTGAAGCTGATTACGCTTCGTGGTTGGGAATGTATCGGACTCGCCGATGCGATCGTATACGATCGTCTGGCAAGTCCACGGCTTCTTAAGCAGGCCAAACCGGGAGCGGAAAAAATCTACGTGGGCAAGCTGCCTGACCGTCATACGATGAAGCAGGAAGAAATCAATCAGTTGCTCGTCGATCTGGCTCTAGAAGGCAAAACCGTTGTTCGTCTAAAAGGCGGCGATCCGACGATCTTCGGCAGAGTAGCCGAAGAAGCAGATCTTCTGCGTCAGCATGGAATAGAGTACGAGATTGTGCCGGGAATCAGTTCCTCTATCGCTGTACCGGCTTATGCAGGAATTCCGGTCACTCACCGAGACCATGCTTCTTCCGTATCGATCATTACCGGACACGAGAGTCCGGATAAGCTGGATGAGAGTATTCACTGGGATAAGGTGACTAACGCTACTGGAACACTCGTCTTTATGATGGGCGTAGCCAAAATTGGCTATATCAGTGAACAGCTCATTCGTCACGGCCGACCGGCAAATACACCGGTTGCTCTGGTTCGCTGGGGAACACGGGCCGAGCAGGATACCCTGGTAGGTACCCTTCAGGATATCGCCGCCAAAGTAGCTGCTGCCAATTTTAAACCGCCGGCTGTTATTGTAGTCGGAGAAGTGGTTAATCAACGGGAGCATCTGCAATGGGCTGAACGATTGCCTTTGTTCGGCAAACGCATTCTGGTGACCCGCGCACGCAGCCAGGCAAGCGAACTGGTGGATCGTATCGATGAACTGGGCGGAGAACCATATGAGTACCCGGTAATCGAGACTGTGATGCCTTCCAGTGAGTCTGCCAGACAGCAGATCACCCAGGCGTTCTCCCAGCTGGAAACATATGACTGGGTGTTTTTCACCAGTGTAAATGGTGTGGATTACTTTTTCCGTCATCTGGAAGAGCAGGGGCAGGATATACGCTCCCTGCATCGCGCCCGTCTGGTTGCTGTGGGTCCGGCTACTCTGGCGGCTCTGCGCAACTGTGGTCTGACCGCGGTAGCTTTGCCTGAGAAGTTCCATGCCGAAGGCATGCTGGAGAGCCTGGAGGGTCAGCTGGAGGCAGGACAATGTGTTCTGCTGCCGCGTGGTGACCTGGCACGCTCCTGGCTGCCGGATACGCTGAGACAAATGCAGCTGGACGTGACAGAGGTCGATACGTATGAGACAGTTATGGTGGATGAGGACGATATCGAACTGCGCAAGCTGTTTGAAGAAAAAGCAATCCATGCCGTTACCTTTACGAGCTCATCTACAGTCACAAATCTGCTGGCTGCAATGCGTAAAATGGGCTTTGAGCATCCGGCGGATACACTTCGCCACTCGGTAATTGCCTGCATCGGACCGCAGACCGCTCTTACGGCTGAACAGGCAGGATTGCAGGTAGGGCTGCTGGCCGAGCAGTCCACCCTGGATGGATTAATAGATATTTTATGCCGCTGGAATGCGGGGAGTGTCTCGCTCCAGTCCCAATAA
- the hemC gene encoding hydroxymethylbilane synthase: protein MRKIIVGSRQSALALTQTGHVIDALTELGRQNGIEVEFEIKKIVTKGDQILDVTLSKVGGKGLFVKEIEQALLNGEIDIAVHSMKDMPSVLPDGLVNGAIPKRVDPRDCLITRNGGGLDELPVGAKLGTSSLRRASQLKAYRPDLQIESIRGNIDSRLRKLESEGFDAIMLAAAGLDRMGWSDRISAYLPADICLPAVGQGALGVECRANDEHMLQLLSLYNDDLTALTVTAERTFLAKLNGGCQVPIGAYAVRLLTPDSQADQNVIQLTGMVASPDGSTILKETLQGTHPVELGLAVADQLILRGADQILAEVRG from the coding sequence ATGCGCAAAATAATCGTAGGAAGCCGGCAAAGTGCGCTGGCACTGACCCAGACAGGACATGTTATAGATGCTTTGACAGAGCTGGGCAGACAGAACGGAATAGAAGTGGAATTTGAAATCAAAAAGATTGTTACCAAAGGCGATCAGATTCTGGATGTAACTCTCTCCAAAGTAGGCGGTAAAGGGCTATTCGTTAAGGAAATCGAGCAGGCACTGCTGAATGGTGAGATTGATATAGCTGTTCATAGTATGAAGGATATGCCTTCTGTACTGCCGGATGGTCTGGTAAATGGAGCGATTCCCAAACGTGTCGATCCGCGTGACTGTCTGATTACCCGTAATGGTGGCGGGCTGGACGAACTCCCTGTTGGAGCCAAGCTGGGAACTAGCAGCCTACGCCGTGCAAGTCAGCTTAAAGCCTATCGCCCCGATCTTCAAATTGAATCTATTCGCGGAAATATCGATTCACGACTGCGCAAGCTGGAGAGTGAAGGATTCGATGCGATTATGCTGGCAGCAGCCGGACTGGACCGTATGGGATGGTCGGATCGGATCAGCGCCTATCTTCCTGCGGACATCTGTCTGCCTGCTGTAGGGCAGGGTGCTCTGGGAGTGGAATGCCGTGCCAATGATGAGCATATGCTGCAGCTGCTGTCTTTATATAATGATGATCTGACCGCGCTCACCGTAACGGCAGAGCGAACGTTCCTGGCCAAGCTGAATGGTGGTTGTCAGGTGCCGATTGGCGCGTATGCCGTACGCTTGCTCACACCGGATTCTCAAGCCGATCAAAACGTTATACAATTAACGGGAATGGTTGCTTCACCGGATGGCAGTACCATACTGAAAGAAACGCTGCAGGGCACCCATCCTGTAGAACTTGGGCTTGCCGTAGCGGATCAGTTAATTCTTCGTGGAGCGGATCAGATTCTGGCAGAAGTTAGGGGATGA
- the hemL gene encoding glutamate-1-semialdehyde 2,1-aminomutase, translating to MNNMNSVRRDEHSRTAFEEAKQYIPGGVNSPVRAFKTVGLTPVYVDRGEGSRLYDIDGNVFIDYVGSWGPLIMGHAHPDVVRALQEATVKGTSFGAPTEIETRMAKLVAERVPSIDIVRMVSSGTEATMSAIRLARGYTKRDKILKFEGSYHGHGDSLLIKAGSGVATLGLPDSPGVPESIASNTVTVPYNDLDSVRLAFERFGEDIACIIVEPVAGNMGVVPPAAGFLEGLREVTSQYGSLLIFDEVMTGFRVDINCAQGRFGVTPDLTCLGKVIGGGLPVGAYGGKREIMEQIAPTGPIYQAGTLSGNPLAMTAGYTTLSLLTPEVYARLEQISARLQEGFEANAREAGIPLTINRVGSMVCPFLTEGPVTNYDTAKASDMDMFKRYFGAMLDRGISVAPSPFEGMFVSGVHSDEDIEQTIAIHRDVMKSL from the coding sequence ATGAACAATATGAATTCCGTACGTCGTGACGAACACTCGCGTACAGCTTTTGAAGAAGCCAAACAATATATTCCGGGCGGTGTCAACAGTCCGGTACGCGCTTTTAAAACGGTAGGTCTGACTCCTGTGTACGTGGATCGCGGAGAAGGTTCCCGTCTGTATGATATCGATGGCAATGTATTTATCGATTATGTCGGTTCCTGGGGACCGCTCATTATGGGACATGCCCATCCGGACGTTGTGCGTGCTCTGCAGGAAGCTACAGTAAAAGGTACCAGCTTTGGCGCACCGACCGAAATTGAGACGCGTATGGCCAAACTGGTCGCTGAACGGGTGCCTTCTATCGATATTGTACGTATGGTAAGCTCCGGTACAGAAGCGACCATGAGTGCAATTCGTCTGGCACGCGGCTATACCAAGCGTGATAAAATTCTCAAATTTGAAGGTTCTTACCATGGTCATGGCGACAGTCTGCTGATCAAGGCCGGTTCCGGTGTAGCCACACTGGGATTGCCGGACAGCCCGGGTGTACCGGAATCGATTGCATCCAATACGGTAACGGTTCCTTATAACGACCTGGACTCTGTACGTCTGGCATTCGAGCGTTTTGGCGAAGATATCGCCTGTATTATCGTAGAGCCTGTAGCCGGCAATATGGGCGTTGTTCCTCCAGCAGCAGGATTTCTGGAAGGACTGCGTGAAGTAACTTCCCAATATGGCAGCTTGCTGATTTTTGATGAAGTGATGACCGGGTTCCGCGTAGACATCAACTGCGCACAGGGACGCTTTGGCGTAACACCGGATCTGACCTGTCTGGGTAAAGTGATCGGCGGCGGTCTTCCGGTAGGCGCATACGGTGGCAAACGCGAGATTATGGAACAGATTGCTCCAACAGGTCCTATTTATCAGGCAGGTACCCTTAGTGGTAATCCGCTGGCGATGACAGCCGGCTATACTACACTGAGTCTGCTGACACCGGAAGTCTATGCTCGTCTGGAACAAATCTCTGCTCGTCTGCAGGAAGGTTTTGAAGCCAATGCGCGTGAAGCGGGTATCCCGCTGACTATCAACCGCGTCGGTTCTATGGTATGTCCTTTCCTGACCGAAGGACCGGTAACCAATTACGATACAGCCAAAGCGAGCGATATGGATATGTTCAAGCGCTATTTCGGCGCGATGCTGGATCGCGGAATCAGTGTGGCTCCTTCTCCATTTGAAGGCATGTTCGTATCGGGCGTGCATAGTGATGAAGATATAGAGCAGACGATTGCGATTCATCGTGATGTCATGAAGTCACTGTAA
- a CDS encoding precorrin-2 dehydrogenase/sirohydrochlorin ferrochelatase family protein: protein MSDIIPYVPVMLDCRNQHCLIVGGGKVAERKARNLLRGGAIITVISPKLSSELQELARLDRIHWIARHYESGDVLGSTGAERSGVKRYFLVHAATIHADVNRQVADEARCAGIPVNVADHHESSSFINPMVIRRGRLIASITTSGAGPVVGRRLAGELEQHFGQEYETYIEFLYYLRHRIKQVVQDPAERRRLLERASELDILEEIRQERFCWWEEPRIEEWIAQHRGEIT, encoded by the coding sequence ATGAGTGATATTATTCCATACGTTCCTGTAATGCTGGATTGTAGAAATCAGCACTGCCTGATTGTAGGCGGCGGTAAGGTAGCCGAGCGTAAAGCGCGAAACTTGCTGCGCGGCGGTGCGATCATTACGGTGATCAGCCCTAAACTGTCTTCGGAATTGCAGGAGCTGGCCCGATTGGACCGGATTCACTGGATTGCACGTCATTATGAGTCTGGTGATGTCTTAGGCTCGACAGGCGCGGAGCGTAGCGGAGTTAAGCGTTATTTTCTCGTGCATGCGGCCACGATACATGCAGACGTAAACCGTCAGGTAGCGGATGAAGCACGGTGTGCAGGTATTCCTGTCAACGTGGCTGATCATCATGAGTCCAGTAGCTTTATCAATCCGATGGTAATCCGCCGGGGGCGATTAATCGCCTCTATTACGACTTCGGGAGCAGGACCGGTCGTGGGACGACGGTTGGCGGGTGAACTGGAGCAGCATTTTGGTCAGGAGTATGAGACTTATATTGAATTTCTTTATTATTTGCGCCACCGGATCAAGCAAGTGGTTCAAGATCCGGCAGAACGCAGGCGATTGCTGGAACGAGCTTCAGAGCTGGATATACTGGAGGAAATTCGGCAGGAACGGTTTTGCTGGTGGGAAGAGCCTCGGATTGAAGAGTGGATCGCACAACATCGGGGAGAGATAACCTAA
- the yihA gene encoding ribosome biogenesis GTP-binding protein YihA/YsxC: MKVNNAEFIISAVRPDQYPEDGLPEIALAGRSNVGKSSMTNRLINRKNLARTSATPGKTQHLNYYLINEMLYFVDFPGYGYAKVSKSQREAWGKMIERYLLEREPLKLVILVIDLRHAPSKDDIMMYDWLKYYDCNICVVATKADKIPRSKWDKHIKVVKTDLGFVPEDDFVLFSSETGLGKDELWSIIERHAFAPDEDELEEEEMESLSANEQDSDNHHEREEDDIPSQ; this comes from the coding sequence ATGAAAGTAAACAATGCAGAATTTATTATCAGTGCTGTACGTCCGGATCAATATCCGGAAGATGGTTTGCCGGAGATCGCTCTGGCCGGACGCTCGAATGTAGGCAAGTCCTCGATGACCAACCGTCTGATTAACCGTAAAAATCTGGCACGCACGAGTGCGACTCCCGGCAAAACGCAGCATCTGAACTACTATCTGATCAATGAAATGCTGTATTTCGTCGATTTCCCCGGCTATGGCTACGCTAAAGTATCCAAAAGCCAGCGCGAAGCATGGGGTAAAATGATCGAAAGATATCTGTTGGAGCGCGAGCCGCTGAAGCTGGTCATCCTGGTGATCGATCTGCGTCATGCTCCGTCCAAAGACGATATTATGATGTATGACTGGCTCAAATACTATGACTGCAACATCTGCGTCGTAGCGACCAAAGCCGATAAAATCCCTCGCAGCAAGTGGGACAAACACATCAAAGTCGTCAAAACAGATCTGGGCTTTGTACCGGAAGATGATTTCGTATTGTTTTCATCCGAGACTGGGCTGGGTAAGGATGAATTATGGTCCATCATCGAACGTCATGCCTTTGCCCCCGATGAAGATGAGTTGGAAGAGGAAGAAATGGAATCCTTGTCTGCGAACGAACAGGATAGTGACAACCACCACGAACGTGAAGAAGATGATATTCCTTCCCAGTAA
- the hemB gene encoding porphobilinogen synthase encodes MSQAFTRHRRLRKTAAIRSMVRETRLHRTDFIQPVFVTYGTNVKQEISSMPGVYNFSMDRIGEEIQEIVDLGIPAVMVFGVPETKDSVGSGAYSEQGIVQQAIRYIKEHYPQLVVIADTCLCEFTDHGHCGVVHAHEIDGHIHADVDNDESLELLAQTAVSQAQAGADIIAPSNMMDGFVYAIRAALDDAGFQDIPIMSYAVKYASAFYGPFREAAQSAPQFGDRKSYQMDPANVREALREAESDVQEGADMLMVKPSLAYMDVLRAVRENFDLPLVAYNVSGEYAMVKAAAQQGWIDERGIVTEMMLGFKRAGADMIITYFSKDVARWLREE; translated from the coding sequence ATGAGTCAAGCATTTACACGTCATCGTCGTCTGCGCAAAACTGCTGCTATCCGCAGCATGGTTCGTGAAACCCGTCTGCACAGAACGGATTTTATCCAGCCGGTGTTTGTTACCTACGGAACGAATGTAAAACAGGAAATCTCCTCTATGCCGGGTGTATATAATTTCTCAATGGACCGAATTGGTGAAGAGATTCAAGAGATTGTAGATCTGGGCATTCCGGCTGTTATGGTATTCGGTGTACCGGAGACCAAGGACAGTGTCGGTAGCGGAGCCTATTCAGAACAAGGTATTGTGCAGCAGGCGATTCGTTATATCAAAGAACATTATCCACAGCTTGTGGTAATTGCAGATACCTGCCTGTGTGAATTTACCGATCATGGACATTGCGGCGTTGTTCATGCTCATGAGATCGATGGTCATATCCATGCGGACGTGGATAACGATGAATCGCTGGAGCTGCTCGCTCAGACAGCGGTATCCCAGGCACAGGCCGGAGCGGATATTATCGCTCCTTCCAATATGATGGACGGATTCGTTTATGCGATTCGTGCAGCACTGGATGATGCAGGATTCCAGGATATTCCGATCATGTCCTATGCGGTGAAATATGCGTCTGCATTCTACGGTCCATTCCGTGAAGCGGCTCAATCGGCTCCGCAATTCGGTGATCGCAAATCTTATCAAATGGACCCAGCGAATGTACGTGAAGCGCTGCGTGAAGCAGAAAGCGATGTACAGGAAGGCGCCGATATGCTGATGGTCAAACCGTCACTTGCTTATATGGATGTACTGCGCGCGGTGCGCGAGAATTTTGATCTGCCACTGGTTGCCTATAATGTTAGTGGTGAATATGCGATGGTCAAAGCGGCTGCGCAGCAGGGCTGGATTGACGAGCGTGGTATCGTAACCGAGATGATGCTGGGCTTCAAACGTGCCGGAGCAGACATGATTATTACGTATTTCTCCAAAGACGTAGCACGCTGGTTGCGTGAGGAATAA